The window GTCCACCCCCTTTATGTGGGCAAAGTTTCCGACATCCTGGTTGTTTTTGCCGATTCCCGGGCCCGATGATTGTTCCTCTGCACAAAGAGTTTCTCCGTTATTCGATTCTTATTGTTCCGTTCCGCTTTTATCNNNNNNNNNNNNNNNNNNNNNNNNNNNNNNNNNNNNNNNNNNNNNNNNNNNNNNNNNNNNNNNNNNNNNNNNNNNNNNNNNNNNNNNNNNNNNNNNNNNNAGCTATTAATGATgatcactaatttttttgcaaaGTTGCCCGAAGATATTACGACACAGATCTTCATAAGACTCTCAATTACGAGCATTATGAGGTGCAAGTGTGTTTGTAAATCATGGCGCCATCTGCTAGAGGGGGATGAGTTTGCAATGGCGTATACTACGGAACCACGCCTGTCTTTCGTTCACCGGGACATGGACATGAAGTACACGGTCCGCGATGATGCCTTTAAGCCACTTTTCGGATTCGGTTTTCCCTCTCTCGATGAATCATCTTCTGCTGACTATCGTGTTGTAATTGCTTCAGATTATGGTTTGATTTCGGTGTGGGATCCACAggctaaaaatatacttatatgcAATCCAATGACTCGCGAGTATGTCGAGCTTCCTCCTCTATCTGCGATTAGGACGTCAAGTACTAgtttttttggatttggagtgaGCAAAATAAGTGGGCAGTATAAGATTTTATACAGTGATACCAATAGTTCATGTCATGTGTACACTCCAGTACAGGGCGCAACGTTGTGGAGAAGCATCGCAGCAGCCGCGCCTAACAAACGTAGACTGGCTCGTGATTGTActgtattttttaatggaaattttCACTGGTTGGCATACGATCcggaaaaaaaattcttggTCTGTTGTTTTGATTTGGAAACTGAGCTCTTTACCAGTTTTTCAGTTCCTTGGGATTATAGTGGCAATGCGCATGGCAATAATCggctatatatttttgaggATAGGCTATATTTATGCGATATTTTAGATTGGCAACACGTTATTATTTGGAAGATGAATAACTACGAGGATCAGAAATCTTGGATAAAGGAATATAGCTTCACCTTACCCGATGTGTATCCATTTATGTACGTGCTATAAGTTCTCGCGAATGGTGACTTGTTATTTGCAGTATCAGATCATTTTTCTATGTTCCCATCGAATGATCGACTATTTATCTACTCCAAAAACACAAGAGATTTTGTGACAATTGTTGGTTCCGAACAACGTTATTCTTCCAACATTGTTGTTTATACCCCAAGCTTTTTCTCGCTCATGTCTATGGGGTTTCATAATGTTCAgtctttaaattttcattgttGAGACATATGGATAGGTTGATATACTTTGGGTGATTTAATAAATTCTTAtgtgtttttagtttatttgcatgatcttttgtttataatttgcAAAGCACCTCAACTCAACAGGTGAGATCTTTTAGTGctagtatataataattggGACACTTCAATCAATTTTccataattttcgaaaatcaggGATTAGCTTAGTGGGTCATGATTTTGAGACAATGTTTATGATATATCTAAtaggatttaattagtaaatttacACTACTCTATGTATATGAAAAAtagttctattttattattttaggatgtctacaaaaatagtcatatttcttaaaacaaaaaGTTTCTTTCACATATtatactcactttttctcctttttccatactttacctactttttctccctatttctcttactttacctattttttctcttctctcttattttacaaatttctcattaaaacttgtgtcgcACACAattgagactattttttttttttgacagatggagtatttttcaGAAATTTCCGTAATTTCTTtcgattataataataattgtatcAGATTGCTACCAAATTTAGTCAACCtaccaaattatttaaatataatatcttcaaaattttaagtGATAATAATTCCCACACTTATAGATTATTATTTTGCATTgtatatctttaattaatttatttactttgcATTCAAtatcttcaattattttattttattttgtattgtaCATCTTTCATtaactttgtattaaatatacGATTAATTTGCTTTGTATATcttttagtactattatattatttatattaatgatattacaccaaaaaaatcaattaattaaagtaatcATCCtagaattatttatgaattttaagtgAGTCATGTTTTGTTcgtaaaaacaaatttaaaaacaatttgaTTTCATAATTCTAGAGATAagtaatttgtagattgccataatttaagaatttaaatatctCTATTCTCCATTATTCCTTTcgattataataataactgTATCAGATCGATTCAGATTGTTACAAAAATTCGTCAACctaccattttcatttattacatattattttattttattataaaaatgtaaagcAAAGCCTATAaaccaaattaaaagttttgtTAATCACCCAAAACACCATTGAAACCCAAAAAGGTACGTCCCACGATTTTCCTCTTTcgatttttcatttaatctattttccatttctttaGAAAAAACAAGGATTAGctcattttaaatgaatatttgttttaaaaatactctttattatgtaatgtTTTCATCCAAATTTTGAACTACTGCTATTCAGAGTGTCAAATGACGAATGAACTACTGTTGCGAAAGAAAGATCTGTTGACAAATCTACCGCGAGAGTTGACGATAGATATCGTTAGAAGGCTTCCGATTAGATGCATTATGAGGTGCAAGTTTGTTTGCAAATCATGGCGCAATCTGATAAAAGGCGGTGACTTTACAACATCAAATGCATGCCTGGCTTTCGTTCATTGTGAGATGGGGTTCGCGATCTGCGATGAGGCCTTTAAGCCACTTTTCCAATTCAGCTTTTGTTCAAATACTACTTGTAACGATCATTTAGTAGTTGGTTCAGCTAATGGTTTGCTTTTATTCTTGGATGGATGTGATGATACTCTTTTCGTATGCAATCCAATTACAAGGGAATATGTCGAGATTCCTCGTCTTCCTAAGCGTGGCTGCATAGCTGGATTTGGAGTGAGCAAAATAAGTGGACaatacaagattttatgcCGTGATCAAATTAGGTCGTACCATGTATACACTCTAGAAAGAGGAGGAGGCTGTTGGAGAAGAATTGCAGGGCCGAAGTTCTACCCTAGAATGCCTTGGGgaaatgttatattttttaacggATATCTTCATTGGTTGGCATCTGATTTGAAGGAGAGTCTCTTCGTTTgttgctttgatcttgaaaccGAGGTCTTTACAAAGTTTTCTCTCCCTCCTCGTGATAATAGTAATGATCCTGTGAAAAATTGGTGCCATGTGAGAGGCGACTATGAGCTATGTGTTTTGGAAGGTCAGCTATGCGTATGCGATAGTTTAAAATCAACTGGAATTGTGATCTGGTGGATGAAAAACTATGGGGATACGAATTCTTGGGTAAAGGCATGTAGGATCAACCGACCACAAATCGGTGAAGTTATTTTCCCGCTCAAACTTTCTGCAAATGGTGACTTGTTGTTTGCCATTAATACAGATAATCAACTAGTTACCTACAACCACAACACTGATGAATACCTTGTGAACAATTCTTTTCTTGACCGTTCCAACGATCATGTTTACAATATCATCACTTATATCCCAAGCTTTCTCTCGCTCACAGCTATGGGGATTTGCAATGTTAAGTCATTAAG is drawn from Salvia hispanica cultivar TCC Black 2014 chromosome 6, UniMelb_Shisp_WGS_1.0, whole genome shotgun sequence and contains these coding sequences:
- the LOC125195486 gene encoding F-box/kelch-repeat protein At3g06240-like; the encoded protein is MGFAICDEAFKPLFQFSFCSNTTCNDHLVVGSANGLLLFLDGCDDTLFVCNPITREYVEIPRLPKRGCIAGFGVSKISGQYKILCRDQIRSYHVYTLERGGGCWRRIAGPKFYPRMPWGNVIFFNGYLHWLASDLKESLFVCCFDLETEVFTKFSLPPRDNSNDPVKNWCHVRGDYELCVLEGQLCVCDSLKSTGIVIWWMKNYGDTNSWVKACRINRPQIGEVIFPLKLSANGDLLFAINTDNQLVTYNHNTDEYLVNNSFLDRSNDHVYNIITYIPSFLSLTAMGICNVKSLSFCKDHVLS